The uncultured Sphaerochaeta sp. genome includes the window AAAGGTGACCCAGGTTGTATATTGTGAGGCAACTTTTTTGCTGTCGTTAAGTAGTTTTTTCATTTCCATGGTAGGTTTTTCTCCCTCTTTCTTACATGAACTTCGTTGCAAGACGCATGATATTCTCTTGGGTGCACTCAGACTTGTCCAACACGCCAGTACATTTCCCAGAACAAAGAACCATTACCCGGTGGGACATTCCGATCAATTCCGGCATTTCTGAGGAGACCATGATAATGGCCTTGCCCTGTTCAACCAGTTGTCCCATAATCTGGTATATCTCATATTTAGCCCCGACATCGATACCTCTGGTCGGTTCATCCATGATCAGGATGTCCGGCAAGGTCATCAACCATCGACTGATGATAACCTTCTGCTGATTACCTCCTGAGAGGTTCTGGATCAATGTCTCCATGGTAGGAGTCTTGGTCCTGAGTGCCTTGTTGTATCGAACAGACTCTTCCTTCATCTCCTTGTGCTTAAGGAGGTGCAACTTGTTCAGATACTCTTTCAAGGAGGCAATTGAAGTATTGTTTGATATATTCATCAAGGGAAAAATACCACTGCCTCTTCTATCCTCGGTAATCATCCCGATACCATGTTCGATGGCTTTTCGGGGAGTCATGTTCAGGATCTCATCCCCATCAACATAGATTTTTCCTTCCTGGGTTGCACGCACACCGAAGATTGCTTCCATCAATTCTGTACGTTGTGCTCCCATAAGTCCACCAATACCAAGGATTTCCCCACGATGCACCTCAAAGGATACATCCTGGAAGCTTCTGGGATTGGGGGAGCTTAGATTCTCCACCTTCAACAGGACCTCTCCCACATTACTCTTGAACTCAGGGAACCGAAGCTTTGCATCACGACCGACCATAAGAGAGATGAGTTTCTCGTTGGTCATATCTGCTACGTCATAACTTCCAATCATCTGGCCATCACGCATGACACTCACTTCATCAGCTATAGTAAAAATCTCTTCCATCTTATGGGAGATATAGATAACCGCTACGTTCTGCTCCCTCAGTTGGTTGATGATCTTGAAGAGATGTTTGACCTCGTTATCCGTGAGAGAGCTGGTGGGTTCATCCATGACAACCACCGAGGCATTGTAACTGACTGCTTTGGCAATTTCACAGGTCTGCTGCATGGAAATGGATAGAGAACCGATGCGAACCTCTGGTTTTACATTGATCTCCAGGTTCTTGAGCAGGTGACGGGTATCCTCATTCATTTTCTTGTGATCGATCAAACCAAACTTGTTCAGTGGCTCGCGACCGAGGAACAGATTCTCTGCTACCGAGCGCTCAGGAACATTGCTCAGCTCCTGGTGAATCATCGACACCCCTTGGTTGAGCGCATCATGGGAGTCCTTGAATCGGTGCTCCTTTCCATTGAGTTTGATAATCCCTTTATCTTCCTGGTAAATACCGAACAAACACTTCATCAACGTCGATTTGCCTGCACCATTCTCGCCCATCAAGGCGTGTACTGTTCCTGGTTTTACCCGGAGCGTTACTCCATCAAGGGCTTTTACACCAGGGAAGGTTTTGGTAATACCTTCCATTTCCAGGGCAAATGTTGTGTCCATCTGTCTTCCTCTTTCCATATTTTGCAATCGTCGTTCATAAAGTGTCTCCTACTGCTGGCAGCAGCAGGAGACAATCTTGTCTTACATCAAGTCCTTGTAATTCTCTTTGGTGATCGGCTTGAAAGGAACCAGGTAGCACTGGGAAATGACAGCTGGGTCATTTGCAGGTGCTTCACTGATGACTTCCTTGGCAGGCTCGATTCCCCAAGCGGTTACGCCCTGTGCAGTGCCTTTGGTGGCCATTGCAAGAGCCAGCTCAAATGCGGTGCTGCTCTGTCCAACTGAGTCCTGCAGAACGGTAGCATACAGCTTGTCCTGATCCATGGAGTTCAATGCATCGGCAGTTGCATCGATACCGAGAACAGGGAAACTCAGGATGGTACCATCGCTGGCATCATTGTCAACCAAACCGTTGGTAACCAAGGATTCAACTGCACCAAGAGCCATGCCGTCGTTCTGTGCAACCACGAGGTTGAACTTGCCACGGTGTGCTGCAAGCCAGGTGTCCATCTTTTCCTGAGCCTTGTCTGGAGTCCAGTCAGCTGTGTCCTTTGCAACAAAGTTCACGGTATAACCAAGGCTTTCAAGGGTGTCAACAAAACCAGCTTCACGGCTGATCTGAGCGGGGTGCCCAAGCTGTCCCTGCAAGTACAGGATATTCAACACTTTACCAGGTGCCTTGTCAGGATACTGGGTGAAGTAGTCATCTACAATCTGTGCCTGGTACTGACCAGCAACCAACTCAGGTGAGGAAGCAAGGTAGAAATCCTTACCTACCTTCAGCGCATCAACAGAAGGCTGGATATTGGAGAAGGCAGCGCCACCACCAACAGCCTGGATTTGCTGTGCCATTTGCTCAGTTACACTGGTGTCCTGAGGAATAATCACGAAATACTTGTATCCCTGGGTGATCAAGGTGTTGAGCTGGTCGAGCTGACGAGCTACGTCACCCTGAGCATCCTGCAGGTTCAATTCAACGCCGTTCTCTTCTGCAAGCTTGCGAAGATTGTCAGCATAGTCCTTAACAAACTGTTCGTTCAGATTTCTGATAAGTGCACCGATTTTAACCGTATCATCG containing:
- a CDS encoding sugar ABC transporter ATP-binding protein, with product MDTTFALEMEGITKTFPGVKALDGVTLRVKPGTVHALMGENGAGKSTLMKCLFGIYQEDKGIIKLNGKEHRFKDSHDALNQGVSMIHQELSNVPERSVAENLFLGREPLNKFGLIDHKKMNEDTRHLLKNLEINVKPEVRIGSLSISMQQTCEIAKAVSYNASVVVMDEPTSSLTDNEVKHLFKIINQLREQNVAVIYISHKMEEIFTIADEVSVMRDGQMIGSYDVADMTNEKLISLMVGRDAKLRFPEFKSNVGEVLLKVENLSSPNPRSFQDVSFEVHRGEILGIGGLMGAQRTELMEAIFGVRATQEGKIYVDGDEILNMTPRKAIEHGIGMITEDRRGSGIFPLMNISNNTSIASLKEYLNKLHLLKHKEMKEESVRYNKALRTKTPTMETLIQNLSGGNQQKVIISRWLMTLPDILIMDEPTRGIDVGAKYEIYQIMGQLVEQGKAIIMVSSEMPELIGMSHRVMVLCSGKCTGVLDKSECTQENIMRLATKFM
- a CDS encoding substrate-binding domain-containing protein, with amino-acid sequence MKKTVAILLVLALVCTGLFAQGGKEAADDTVKIGALIRNLNEQFVKDYADNLRKLAEENGVELNLQDAQGDVARQLDQLNTLITQGYKYFVIIPQDTSVTEQMAQQIQAVGGGAAFSNIQPSVDALKVGKDFYLASSPELVAGQYQAQIVDDYFTQYPDKAPGKVLNILYLQGQLGHPAQISREAGFVDTLESLGYTVNFVAKDTADWTPDKAQEKMDTWLAAHRGKFNLVVAQNDGMALGAVESLVTNGLVDNDASDGTILSFPVLGIDATADALNSMDQDKLYATVLQDSVGQSSTAFELALAMATKGTAQGVTAWGIEPAKEVISEAPANDPAVISQCYLVPFKPITKENYKDLM